From Alteromonas sp. BL110:
GGAATTGGCTGCTTTAATTCACGAAGCTTGTGAATAACTTGAAAGCCATTTAAACCCGGCATTTGAATGTCTAAAAACACTAAGTCTGGACGATGTTGAGAAATACTGCTCACAGCTTCAAGACCGTTCTGACATTCTGCAAGAACCTGTACATCATCATGACGCTCCAACCTAGCACGAAGGCCTCTGCGCGCTAAAGGTTCGTCGTCCACTACAATGGTTTTAATCACTTGCTTTGTCATGTTATACGTCCTTAACTTCATACGGTATGCGAATTCTAACCCGCACACCGGAAGGCTGATTGTGTTCTATAGAGAATGCAAAATTACGATGATAAAGGGATTGCAAACGTTCTTTTATGTTGGCTAAGCCCACACCATTTTCACGGCTAAGGTTGCCATCTTTGATATCTGCGCCCGGGCCGTTATCAGCAACGTCCATCAATAAATCATTACCAAACGTACGCGCCGTTATTGAAATACGACCACCGTTTTCCATCTTAGATATGGCATGCTTTATCGAATTTTCAATAATCGGCTGCAAGATCATGCTTGGCACGAGTGCACTTTCACAGCTTTCATCAATATCCCATTGCACATCTAACCTGTCATCAAAACGCACTTTTTCTATTTCAAGATAAAGTCTCAGCGCCTTAGTTTCTTGACCTAACGGGACCCGCTTTATCGGGTCATTGTCTAGCGAGTAGCGTAAGAAATCGCTTAGGCGGGAAACCATGGCCTCCGCCGTATCATTTTCCTTCAATAGGATAAGGGTAGAAATAGCGTTCAGCGTATTAAAAAGAAAATGCGGGTTAAGCTGATAGCGAAGCATTTTGATATGCGCCTGGTGCGCCATGGTGCTGGCTTTTAGCGCATTTTGCTTTTCTTTTTGCAACATCTGAAAGTTTTTGATGCCGAAGTACACACCACTCCAGCAGCCGACCATTATCAATGAGTTAATGGTGTTGGTGAAATACATATACCATTCGTCTGGGCGATACCCGTGTTTATATATTTCCCAGTAGTTAATGTTTTTCACTACTGCCCACAATAGCGCTATTAGATAACACGACACTATCACTATTGTGATCATGTTTAGCGGCGATTGTTTTCTTGCCCAACGATAAATGTAGCGCAGTGGAATGGTTAACAACCACCCTGCATAGGCATTTAGCATAATTATGAAAACCCAAATGGGTCTTACATCATGAAGAAACGAACCGATGTAATAAATTATCGCAAACCCTGCCCAGCCTGCGCTGTGCAACGTCCAGAATAACCGTTCATTACTTTCTATTACACGCTGAAAGCGACTCACAATATTACCACTTTAAAAACTAATAAAGAGATTATACGCCAGCCCTGGCGTGACCCAAGCGGCTTGGTCGTACACCTTATGCCTCTGGTCGCAGGGCAAATTCTTGAAATTATGCATTTTTCAAGAGAACATCGCTTATATTAATAGCTTATGTTCATTCTCTTAAGCCAGTGAACCCACCACCAAGCGGGGCCAACTAACAGAAAACGTAGGTCTTCGAAGAATGATGGTTTTTTGCCTTCTATATGATGCCCTATAAACTGCAATACCCACATGACGACAAACAAAACTAGGGAAAATAACCATACTGAGATGTTAAAGTGCTCTAACGTATTAACGGCACCAAAGCATAATATGGTAAGCAGTGTCATTGCTGCACCTATAGGCCCTGACAACATGAAGTAGTAATAAAGCACCGGTACTGCAATAATGTGTGCCCACGTTATGTCAAACTGGGATATAAAATCCGGTACCGGCAAGCTCCAAAGCAAGCCAATAGAAACGAAGTAAATACTTGGTACTGCGATAGCGTGAATGATAACGTTCGTTTTGTTTTGATGGCTTTCGCCATACTGTATTAACAGCCGCTCAATACTTCTCATACCTGCCCCTTTGCCTGTTTTTAAGAATTAGCTACCGCCCCGAAAACACGTTTAATAAACCACTAGGTCAACAATGTATGTCGGGACAACAGCGTTTTTATCAGTTTTTCATCACAGGTAAAGGCGAGCCCATAATAAACCATATCGCTTTCATGCTTATGGTTTTTAACCCTTGCTGTGAGGGCTACTTCTTTACCGTCTAACGAATAGTTTAGCCGAACCTCGGCTTCATCAAGCATTACAGGCCAATTTGGCTTAACCTGAAGTGCAACTTTGCATCCTTTTTCGCTCAAATCAATAATGATACCTGTTACATTTTCATCATCTGGATACACTTCAGACTCCAATGTCACAGATACACCCAATTGCGCGCGCTTAACCGCGCGAAGCCCAATACTTTCAATGCGTTTAGGAAACGTTGTGATAAGTAACCCTGAAGGCTTAGCGAGCAATTTTAAAACTTTTACTTTGAAAGCAATAACTTGGCCAGTATCACCTTCGAGTATGGAACGAACAACAACCTCGTTACCTACTGTGAGCGCATCGCGAACGGTTATCCACTTGGCCGAGGTGGGGATATGAAAAAGCAGGCACTCATCTGTAAGCATGCCTACATAGTCTGTTTTTACACGCTTGGGCGCAGCAGGCATCGCAATCTGTAAATCGACGATATCGCCAGGTACTAGCGTTCGCAACGATTCCAAATTATCTTCGCTCAGTAAGTC
This genomic window contains:
- a CDS encoding sensor histidine kinase, encoding MSRFQRVIESNERLFWTLHSAGWAGFAIIYYIGSFLHDVRPIWVFIIMLNAYAGWLLTIPLRYIYRWARKQSPLNMITIVIVSCYLIALLWAVVKNINYWEIYKHGYRPDEWYMYFTNTINSLIMVGCWSGVYFGIKNFQMLQKEKQNALKASTMAHQAHIKMLRYQLNPHFLFNTLNAISTLILLKENDTAEAMVSRLSDFLRYSLDNDPIKRVPLGQETKALRLYLEIEKVRFDDRLDVQWDIDESCESALVPSMILQPIIENSIKHAISKMENGGRISITARTFGNDLLMDVADNGPGADIKDGNLSRENGVGLANIKERLQSLYHRNFAFSIEHNQPSGVRVRIRIPYEVKDV
- a CDS encoding Mpo1 family 2-hydroxy fatty acid dioxygenase, translated to MRSIERLLIQYGESHQNKTNVIIHAIAVPSIYFVSIGLLWSLPVPDFISQFDITWAHIIAVPVLYYYFMLSGPIGAAMTLLTILCFGAVNTLEHFNISVWLFSLVLFVVMWVLQFIGHHIEGKKPSFFEDLRFLLVGPAWWWVHWLKRMNISY
- a CDS encoding PilZ domain-containing protein gives rise to the protein MADKIQSDLLSEDNLESLRTLVPGDIVDLQIAMPAAPKRVKTDYVGMLTDECLLFHIPTSAKWITVRDALTVGNEVVVRSILEGDTGQVIAFKVKVLKLLAKPSGLLITTFPKRIESIGLRAVKRAQLGVSVTLESEVYPDDENVTGIIIDLSEKGCKVALQVKPNWPVMLDEAEVRLNYSLDGKEVALTARVKNHKHESDMVYYGLAFTCDEKLIKTLLSRHTLLT